In Mastigocladopsis repens PCC 10914, a single window of DNA contains:
- a CDS encoding type II toxin-antitoxin system ParD family antitoxin, translated as MNITLKPEIEQFIQAQLATGRFASAEDVINEAFKLLQERERRIEELRQKIAVGTEQIAKGQVTDGEVVFARLQEKIQEKVATGRYENTEQVIRLALKLLEEWDKGYQEWIEETRQKVEVGLGEIERGEVLDGETVVMQILERLQKARDNQKCCGRE; from the coding sequence ATGAATATCACACTTAAGCCAGAAATCGAGCAATTTATCCAAGCACAACTTGCAACGGGTAGGTTTGCTAGTGCAGAGGATGTGATTAATGAAGCTTTTAAGTTGCTTCAAGAAAGAGAACGGCGCATTGAAGAATTACGTCAGAAAATTGCTGTGGGAACTGAACAAATTGCTAAAGGACAAGTAACTGATGGTGAAGTTGTTTTTGCTAGGTTGCAAGAAAAAATTCAAGAGAAAGTTGCAACTGGTAGATATGAAAATACTGAACAGGTGATTAGGCTGGCTTTAAAATTACTGGAAGAATGGGACAAGGGTTATCAAGAGTGGATAGAAGAAACTCGTCAAAAGGTAGAAGTAGGACTTGGGGAAATTGAACGGGGAGAAGTGCTGGATGGTGAGACTGTAGTGATGCAAATACTCGAAAGATTACAAAAGGCGCGAGATAATCAAAAATGTTGTGGGAGAGAATAG
- a CDS encoding putative toxin-antitoxin system toxin component, PIN family, whose translation MKVIIDTNILVSAAIADKNPEAVILFVVANSDFEWVVSAEILAEYKEVLKRPRLKLTEAQYQRWVYLIDSVTTLINVDVEVDFSRDRKDAKFLACAIAAEADFFITGDADFNEAQTLLNTTIISLSLFKRLVCDVSK comes from the coding sequence ATGAAGGTTATTATTGATACTAATATCCTAGTTTCTGCTGCTATAGCTGATAAAAATCCAGAAGCAGTAATTTTATTTGTGGTTGCTAATTCAGATTTTGAGTGGGTTGTATCAGCAGAAATACTAGCAGAATATAAGGAGGTTTTAAAGCGTCCTCGTTTAAAGTTAACTGAGGCACAATACCAAAGATGGGTTTATTTGATTGATTCTGTGACAACACTAATTAATGTGGATGTGGAGGTTGATTTTTCCAGAGATAGGAAAGATGCCAAGTTTTTAGCTTGTGCTATTGCAGCAGAGGCAGATTTTTTTATTACAGGTGATGCTGATTTTAATGAAGCGCAAACTTTGTTGAATACAACTATTATTTCTCTGTCTTTATTTAAAAGATTAGTTTGTGATGTAAGTAAATAA